A genomic stretch from Thermoflexus hugenholtzii JAD2 includes:
- a CDS encoding RNA polymerase sigma factor, with protein sequence MKEAGYADLEDAVLLARIAGGDEQALAALYDRHAARAFSLAMRILGDPETAEEVVLDVFWSIWQHAGAFTPERGRFTTWLHAMVRHRAIDALRRRRARPPQLPEPPQGEVEPALPDPSVEDLVEARELAQAIREALAALPPAQRQVLELAYFRGWTHREIAAHLGEPLGTVKSRLYLALRKVHDWLAERGMIP encoded by the coding sequence GTGAAGGAAGCAGGCTATGCCGATCTCGAAGACGCTGTGCTCCTCGCGCGGATCGCGGGAGGCGACGAGCAGGCGCTGGCGGCCCTTTACGACCGGCACGCGGCCCGGGCCTTCTCCCTCGCCATGCGCATCCTGGGCGACCCCGAGACCGCTGAGGAGGTGGTCTTGGATGTGTTCTGGAGCATCTGGCAGCACGCCGGGGCCTTCACGCCGGAGCGGGGCCGCTTCACCACTTGGCTCCACGCCATGGTGCGCCATCGGGCCATCGACGCCCTGCGCCGCCGTCGCGCCCGGCCGCCCCAGCTCCCGGAGCCCCCGCAGGGGGAGGTGGAACCTGCGCTCCCGGACCCCTCGGTGGAGGACCTGGTGGAGGCCCGGGAGCTGGCCCAGGCGATCCGGGAGGCCCTGGCGGCCCTCCCGCCTGCCCAGCGGCAGGTGCTGGAGCTGGCCTATTTCCGGGGATGGACCCATCGGGAGATCGCCGCGCATCTGGGCGAGCCCCTGGGGACCGTCAAGAGCCGCCTGTATCTGGCGCTGCGGAAGGTCCATGACTGGCTGGCCGAGCGGGGAATGATCCCATAA
- a CDS encoding PfkB family carbohydrate kinase, whose product MSPVDYVIIGHVCRDRTPAGPMFGGTAAYAGRTALAHGWRVGVITSTGPDWDPRPALDGAYLMNLPAERTTEFENVYTPEGRRQRVHGVAERLLPAAVPLEWRRPRVVHLGPIAGEVDPSLLEAFEGALRGVTPQGWMRAWDAQGQVYPQPWREAEWILPRADAVVFSEEDIQGDWETARRWARQTRILVVTQAARGATLFLDGLPHPIPAYPVEEVDPTGAGDVFAAAFFIRLWETRDPLAAARYAARVAALSVTRPGLEGTPRPEEIAAIRREMAF is encoded by the coding sequence ATGTCCCCCGTGGATTACGTGATCATCGGCCATGTGTGTCGGGACCGGACGCCGGCCGGCCCGATGTTCGGAGGGACAGCAGCCTACGCCGGGCGGACGGCCCTGGCCCACGGCTGGCGGGTGGGGGTGATCACCAGCACTGGCCCGGACTGGGACCCCCGGCCGGCGCTGGATGGGGCGTATCTCATGAACCTCCCGGCGGAGCGGACCACCGAGTTCGAGAACGTGTATACCCCGGAGGGACGCCGGCAGCGCGTGCATGGCGTCGCCGAGCGGCTGCTCCCGGCCGCGGTCCCCCTGGAATGGCGCCGACCCCGGGTGGTCCACTTGGGCCCTATCGCTGGCGAGGTGGATCCCTCCCTGTTGGAGGCCTTTGAAGGCGCCCTGCGCGGGGTCACCCCGCAGGGCTGGATGCGCGCCTGGGATGCTCAGGGCCAGGTCTATCCCCAGCCCTGGCGGGAGGCAGAGTGGATCCTCCCCCGCGCCGATGCGGTGGTCTTCAGCGAGGAGGACATCCAGGGGGACTGGGAGACGGCCCGTCGCTGGGCGCGTCAGACGCGCATCCTGGTGGTCACTCAGGCGGCCCGGGGCGCCACTCTTTTCCTGGACGGCCTCCCCCATCCGATCCCGGCGTATCCGGTCGAGGAGGTGGATCCCACCGGCGCGGGGGATGTCTTCGCGGCGGCCTTCTTCATCCGGCTCTGGGAGACGCGGGACCCCTTGGCGGCGGCCCGGTATGCCGCGCGGGTGGCGGCCCTTTCGGTGACCCGACCGGGCCTGGAGGGCACTCCCCGGCCCGAGGAGATCGCGGCCATCCGGCGGGAGATGGCCTTCTGA
- a CDS encoding M24 family metallopeptidase, with protein sequence MPNPALIREKVRQAIALLNEKGIDAWLTFVRETEQTRDPVLDLILDLNVTWISAFILTAQGDRVAIVGRFDRENVAALEVWDPVIGYDESIRGPLVETLQRLNPREIAINYSENDPAADGLTHGMWCMLHRLLSGTPFVGRLISAEDLIGALRGRKTPLELEAIRRAVETTERLFAEIGAFLRPGRTEREIQAFVHERMRAYGVEPAWDPDYCPIVAVGPEAPAGHAMPGDRRVAPGTLVHVDLGIRQEGFCSDLQRVWYVLGEGETEPPPEVQRAFRAVREAIQAGFQALRPGVQGWEVDAAARRALTGQGYPEYLHALGHHIGRTVHDGSTILGPRWERYGQTPYGVVEAGNVFTLELGVRVPGYGYVGLEEDVRVTPHGAEWISHPQAELWVIRP encoded by the coding sequence ATGCCCAACCCGGCCCTCATCCGTGAGAAGGTGCGGCAGGCCATTGCCCTCCTGAACGAGAAGGGGATCGACGCCTGGCTCACGTTCGTCCGGGAGACAGAGCAGACTCGGGATCCCGTTCTGGATCTGATCCTGGACCTGAACGTCACTTGGATCTCGGCCTTCATCCTCACCGCCCAGGGGGATCGCGTGGCCATCGTCGGCCGGTTCGACCGGGAGAACGTGGCCGCCCTGGAAGTCTGGGATCCGGTCATCGGCTACGATGAGAGCATCCGGGGGCCCCTGGTGGAGACGCTCCAGCGGCTGAACCCCCGGGAGATCGCCATCAATTACTCGGAGAACGATCCGGCGGCCGACGGCTTGACCCACGGGATGTGGTGCATGCTCCACCGGCTCCTGAGCGGCACCCCCTTCGTCGGCCGCCTGATCTCGGCGGAGGACCTCATCGGAGCCCTGCGCGGCCGCAAGACCCCCCTGGAGCTGGAGGCGATCCGGCGGGCGGTGGAGACCACCGAGCGGCTGTTCGCAGAGATCGGGGCCTTCCTGCGTCCCGGTCGCACTGAGCGGGAGATTCAGGCCTTCGTCCACGAGCGGATGCGCGCCTATGGGGTGGAGCCGGCCTGGGATCCGGATTACTGCCCCATCGTCGCCGTGGGCCCTGAGGCCCCGGCAGGGCACGCGATGCCGGGGGATCGCCGGGTGGCGCCCGGCACCCTGGTCCACGTGGATCTGGGGATCCGTCAGGAGGGATTCTGCTCGGATCTGCAGCGCGTCTGGTATGTGCTGGGCGAGGGCGAGACGGAGCCCCCGCCGGAGGTCCAGCGGGCGTTCCGGGCGGTTCGGGAGGCGATCCAGGCGGGCTTTCAGGCCCTGCGGCCGGGCGTTCAGGGATGGGAAGTGGACGCCGCCGCCCGTCGCGCCCTAACCGGGCAGGGCTATCCGGAGTATCTGCACGCCTTGGGGCATCACATCGGGCGGACCGTGCATGATGGCTCCACGATCCTGGGGCCACGCTGGGAGCGTTATGGCCAGACCCCTTACGGGGTGGTGGAGGCCGGCAACGTGTTCACGCTGGAGTTGGGCGTGCGGGTGCCCGGGTATGGCTACGTCGGGCTGGAGGAGGACGTGCGGGTCACGCCCCATGGGGCGGAGTGGATCAGCCATCCGCAGGCGGAGCTCTGGGTGATCCGACCGTGA
- a CDS encoding ParB/RepB/Spo0J family partition protein, whose product MGRKFGLGKGLEALLPAGEAAGLLEVPIEAIEPNPHQPRRQIDEAELEELAQSIREHGLLQPLIVTQTQADPPRYTLIAGERRWRAARRAGLTTVPVVVREVAPQQMLELALVENLQRADLNPIEEAQAYRYLIEQFGLTHEEVARRVGRSRATITNALRLLQLPPSIQAHLMEGRITEGHARALLMLPHPAQQEMVLRRILEEGLSVRATEELARRLQGQRPARRKAASLPPGLAELEGRLRQALGTKVRLSHNRKGGRIVIYYYSEEELEALLRRLLGSS is encoded by the coding sequence ATGGGCCGTAAATTCGGATTGGGGAAAGGCCTGGAGGCCCTGCTGCCGGCCGGCGAGGCCGCAGGCCTTCTGGAGGTCCCCATCGAGGCCATCGAGCCCAATCCTCACCAGCCCCGCCGGCAGATCGACGAGGCGGAGCTGGAGGAGCTGGCCCAGTCCATCCGGGAGCACGGCCTGCTGCAACCCCTGATCGTCACCCAGACCCAGGCGGACCCGCCGCGCTACACCCTGATCGCCGGGGAGCGCCGATGGCGGGCCGCCCGACGGGCCGGCCTGACGACGGTGCCGGTGGTGGTCCGCGAGGTGGCCCCCCAGCAGATGCTGGAGCTGGCCCTGGTGGAGAACCTGCAGCGGGCGGATCTCAACCCCATTGAGGAGGCCCAGGCCTACCGGTATTTGATCGAACAATTCGGCCTGACCCACGAGGAGGTCGCCCGCCGGGTCGGCCGGAGCCGGGCGACGATCACCAATGCCCTGCGCCTGCTCCAGCTGCCGCCCTCCATTCAAGCCCACCTGATGGAGGGGCGCATCACGGAGGGCCACGCCCGGGCCCTGCTGATGCTCCCCCACCCGGCCCAACAGGAGATGGTCCTCCGGCGCATCCTGGAGGAGGGCCTGAGCGTGCGGGCGACCGAGGAGCTGGCCCGCCGCCTGCAGGGCCAGCGCCCGGCCCGGCGGAAGGCAGCCTCCCTCCCGCCCGGCCTGGCGGAGCTGGAGGGCCGCCTGCGTCAGGCCTTGGGCACCAAGGTCCGGCTCTCTCATAACCGCAAAGGCGGGCGCATCGTCATCTACTACTATTCTGAGGAAGAACTGGAGGCCCTCCTTCGCCGCTTGCTCGGCTCCTCGTGA
- a CDS encoding ParA family protein, with amino-acid sequence MPVYAFANQKGGVGKTTSAVNLAACLAAAGRSVLLVDLDPQGNATASLGIDRSALPRSVYEALVDGAPLPERILPTRWEGLHLAPAAVDLAGAEVELVSAPEREFRLRRALEEVRSAYDYVLIDCPPSLGLLTLNAMVAADALIVPVQCEYLALEGLSRLLQTMTRVRQRFNPRLHVRGFLLTMFDARSRLAQQVVEEVRHHFPGRVFRTVIPRSVRLAEAPSYGLPIIAYAPNSPGALAYTALARELLQGDGLPVPSLEGGAYGP; translated from the coding sequence ATGCCGGTTTACGCCTTCGCCAATCAAAAGGGTGGGGTGGGCAAGACGACCTCGGCGGTGAACCTGGCGGCGTGTCTGGCGGCCGCCGGGCGCTCGGTGCTGCTGGTCGACCTGGACCCCCAGGGCAACGCGACGGCCAGCCTGGGGATCGATCGCTCCGCTCTCCCGCGCTCCGTCTATGAGGCGCTCGTGGACGGCGCGCCCCTCCCGGAGCGGATCCTGCCCACGCGCTGGGAGGGCCTGCATCTGGCCCCGGCCGCCGTGGATCTGGCCGGCGCGGAAGTGGAGCTGGTTTCGGCGCCGGAACGGGAGTTCCGCCTCCGCCGGGCCCTGGAGGAGGTCCGCTCCGCTTACGATTACGTGCTGATCGATTGCCCTCCCAGCCTCGGCCTGCTGACCCTCAACGCCATGGTGGCAGCGGACGCCTTGATCGTCCCGGTGCAATGCGAGTATCTGGCCCTGGAAGGGCTTTCCCGCCTGCTTCAGACGATGACGCGGGTGCGCCAGCGGTTCAACCCCCGCCTGCACGTGCGGGGCTTCCTGCTGACTATGTTCGACGCCCGCTCGCGGCTGGCCCAGCAGGTGGTCGAGGAGGTGCGGCATCATTTCCCGGGGCGGGTGTTCCGGACGGTGATCCCCCGCAGCGTGCGCCTCGCGGAGGCGCCCAGCTACGGTCTCCCAATCATCGCCTATGCCCCGAATTCCCCGGGCGCCCTCGCCTATACGGCCCTGGCTCGGGAGCTGCTGCAGGGGGATGGCCTGCCGGTCCCTTCGCTGGAAGGAGGCGCGTATGGGCCGTAA
- the jag gene encoding RNA-binding cell elongation regulator Jag/EloR, with protein MTDLGSSPELIVSGPTIEAAIQAGLARLGVPREAVEIEVLDPGSPGFLGLGAREARVRLIVRRPPETPPPLPAPEQVEEAIAEAIHGLLESLGMSARLSIAQEPVEGAEGSEPSTIWAARIEGPTAGRLIGHHGRTLYAFQTLVRAIVARRLGAFVPLIVDINGYRAKRAEALRRLALKKAEQVMATGRPVELEPMPAAERRVIHMALKDHPRVTTYSIGEGEERRVVIAMRWTTEE; from the coding sequence ATGACGGATCTCGGATCATCTCCGGAGCTGATTGTCAGTGGTCCGACCATCGAGGCGGCCATCCAGGCCGGGCTGGCCCGGCTGGGGGTCCCCCGGGAAGCGGTGGAGATCGAGGTGCTGGATCCCGGGAGCCCGGGCTTCCTGGGCCTGGGGGCGCGGGAGGCCCGGGTGCGCCTGATCGTGCGCCGCCCGCCGGAGACACCTCCTCCACTTCCAGCTCCGGAGCAGGTCGAGGAAGCGATCGCGGAGGCTATCCACGGCCTTCTGGAATCCCTGGGGATGTCGGCCCGGCTCTCCATCGCCCAGGAGCCGGTGGAAGGGGCGGAGGGCTCCGAGCCCTCCACCATCTGGGCGGCGCGGATCGAGGGCCCCACGGCTGGGCGCCTGATCGGCCACCATGGCCGCACTCTTTATGCCTTCCAGACCCTGGTGCGGGCCATCGTGGCCCGGCGCCTCGGGGCGTTCGTCCCCCTGATCGTGGACATCAATGGCTACCGGGCGAAGCGGGCGGAGGCCCTCCGACGCCTGGCCCTGAAGAAAGCCGAACAGGTGATGGCCACCGGCCGCCCGGTCGAGCTGGAGCCGATGCCGGCCGCTGAACGCCGGGTGATCCACATGGCCCTGAAGGATCATCCGCGGGTGACCACTTACAGCATTGGGGAGGGCGAGGAGCGGCGGGTGGTGATCGCCATGCGCTGGACTACTGAGGAGTGA